Genomic DNA from Flavobacterium sp. N502540:
TCAGCATCCCAAACCTCCGTAATAAAGTAGAAGTAATTGCCGAAGTAGCTTCAAAAGGTGTAGCAACTTTAAGAGATCGTTTAGAATCTGGCTTTAATTTTTAAGTTCTTAGTGATTAGTCCTTAGTCCATAGCCTCAAGAATAAAACAAACAACTAAGGACTAATCACTAAAGACTAAGAACTATCCTTTTTTATCCACAAATTCTGTTTATATTTGTGCCTTTCGAACAAACAACATAACAATGACTACTTTAAACGAATTGAATGCTATATCTCCAATTGACGGAAGATATAGAAATAAAACCCTTTCATTAGCGCCATTTTTCTCTGAGGAAGCTTTAATCAAATACCGTGTACTGGTTGAAATTGAATATTTCATCGCTTTATGCGAGGTACCTTTACCACAGCTTTCAGACGTAAATCCTGATCTATTTGAAAGTTTAAGAAACATCTATAAAAATTTCTCTACTGAAGATGCTCTTTGGATTAAAGAAACCGAAAAAGTAACCAATCACGACGTAAAAGCCGTAGAATACTTTATCAAAGATGCTTTCGAAAAACTGGGTTTATCTCAATACAAAGAATTCATTCACTTCGGATTAACTTCTCAGGATATTAACAACACTGCGATTCCGCTTTCAACAAAAGAAGCGTTTGAGCAGGTTTATATGCCATCGTTGATTGCTTTAATTTCTAAATTGAAAGAACTAAGCGTAGAATGGGCCGCTATTCCAATGTTGGCACGCACACACGGACAGCCTGCTTCACCTACTCGTTTAGGAAAAGAAATTTTAGTTTTTGTAGAGCGTTTAGAAGAACAAATGCGTTTGTTGTTTAATATTCCGTTTGCGGCTAAATTTGGCGGTGCAACCGGAAATTACAACGCACATCATGTAGCTTACCCACAAATCGACTGGAAACAGTTTGGTAATAAATTTGTAGAAACGGATCTTGGTTTACACCACTCCTTCCCTACCACTCAAATCGAACATTATGACCATTTTGCTGCATTTTTCGATGCTTTAAAAAGAATCAATACGATCATTATCGATTTAGATCGCGATATCTGGACCTATGTTTCGATGGATTATTTCAAACAAAAAATCAAAGCAGGAGAAATTGGTTCCTCTGCTATGCCCCATAAAGTAAACCCTATTGATTTCGAAAATTCAGAAGGAAACTTAGGGATTGCGAATGCTATTTTTGAGCATTTAGCCGCAAAATTACCGGTTTCGAGATTGCAGCGTGATTTAACAGACAGCACCGTTTTACGTAATATCGGAGTTCCAATGGGACATACCATTATTGCTTTTGAAGCTTCTCTTAAAGGTTTAAACAAACTATTGCTGAATGAAGCCAAATTTGCTGAAGATTTAGAGAAAAACTGGGCTGTTGTAGCCGAAGCAATTCAAACAATCCTTCGTCGTGAGGCTTATCCAAATCCGTATGAAGCCTTGAAAGGTTTAACCAGAACAAATGAAGCAATTGACAAAAATGCCATTCATAATTTTATTGCAACTTTAGAAGTTTCTGATGCTGTCAGAGCCGAATTATTAGCCATTACCCCTAGTAATTATGTGGGAATTTAAAGAAAACCTAAAATATTTTCTCAAAAAAAGCTATCTTTATCGATAGCTTTTTTTATTTACAAATTGTATTAAAAAAATTAGTCCTGCTGATTCACTCCACTTTTATTTTTCAAAGGAGTTCAGTGAATTTATTTGCCATGAAAAACTGTTATTTCCAAACGCCGTATCTTTTTTAGCAAAACACTGAAACAAAAAGCCGGATGATTTTCTTAACAAAAAACACTACTCTATGATCGCATTAAACGCCGCCACCGCATCTACCCACCACTTACAACCTTTAATTAGCGACTTAGGTCTCATCCTGCTGACTGCAGGGATTGCTGTTCTGTTGTTTAGACTAATCAAGCAGCCTCTGGTTTTAGGATATCTAATTGCGGGTTTTTTGGCCGGAAATCATTTTGATTTCTTTCCTACCATTACTGAAATGAAAAGTGTTGAAGTTTGGGCAGAAATTGGTGTAATAGTTTTACTATTTAGCTTAGGTCTTGAATTTAGTTTTAAAAAGCTAATGAAAGTTGGCGGAACCGCTTCTATAACGGCTATTACCCAAATTATAACGATGGTCGTCATGGGTTATATGGTCGGGCGCTGGATGGGCTGGGAACAGATGGATAGTATCTTCTTAGGGGTCATCCTCTCTATTTCTTCAACAACCATTATCCTGAAAACCTTTGATGAACTAGGCGTAAAAGCTCAAAAATTTGCCGGAATTGTAATCGGGTCTTTAATTGTGCAGGATCTTGTTGCTATTTTGATGATGGTATTACTTTCAACCATTGCAGTAAGTCAGCAATTTTCAGGAAGTGAACTGATGATGTCTGTACTAAAACTGATTTTCTTCCTGACTGTATGGTTTCTGGGTGGAATCTTTTTTATTCCAACCTTACTTAAAAAAGCCAAACATTTACTAACGGATGAAATGCTGCTGATTATTTCGCTTGCCCTTTGTTTAACAATGGTAAGTTTTGCCGCAAATGTAGGTTTCTCACCTGCTTTGGGTGCTTTTATCATGGGATCTATCATTGCCGAAACTACTCAGGCAGAACACATCGAACATCTTATAAAACCCGTAAAAGATTTATTTGGAGCTATTTTCTTTGTATCAGTTGGAATGCTTATCGACCCTAAAATGTTATACACGCATGCACTGCCAGTTGCTATTTTAACTTTTGTGACGATCATAGGCCAGTCTGTCAGTTCGACTATTGGTGCATTACTGGCCGGACAACCTTTAAAACAATCTGTACAAACAGGGATGAGTTTATCTCAAATCGGGGAGTTTTCGTTTATCATTGCTACATTGGGAATGACACTAAATGTAACCAGCTCCTTTTTATATCCGGTAGTGGTTGCTGTTTCGGCCATCACTACTTTTACAACGCCGTTTATGGTCAAATATGCCGTGCCATTTTCTGATTTTCTGGAACGAAAACTTCCTAAAAGATGGGTTAAAAACATCAATCGTTACAGTGTCAATGCACAGGCAATAAAATCCGTAAGTGTTTGGCAAAAAGTGCTTAATGCTTATATCATTCAAATCGTTCTGCACACTATTATTATCACAGCAATTATTTTATTATCGGTAAAATTTGTTGCGCCTTTAGTTGCAGAAACAAGATTCGGAAATGCATTGGCGGCTCTTATCACTCTGGTCATTATTGCGCCGTTCTTATGGGCACTCTCCCTTCGAAGAGTGGCAGTAGAAGAAGTCGATTCTTTATGGGAAGAACGAAAATACCGTGGTGCAATATTGATGCTGATTCTGATTAGAATGAGTCTCGGATTGTTCTTAATTGGATTTTTACTAAACATCTTCTTCTCTCCTTTAGTTGCCTTTATTGCTTTGGTTATTGCCATCGTAGTCTATCAAATATTCCCTAAAAAATTAAACGAACAATACCATAAAATTGAAAGTCATTTTCTTAAAAATTTAAATGATCGCGAAAACAAAAAAATCGATAGACGTTACGCTAATTTAATGCCATGGGACGGTCACATGTCTTTTTTTGATATTGGGACAGAATCTAATTTAGTGGGTAAAACTTTAGAAGAACTGCGTATTCGGGAATCAATGGGAATCAATATTGCTTACATCAAACGAGGAGATATTACAATTCCAATTCCAACTAAAAATGAGCGTCTGTTCCCCGGTGATGAAATTTGTGTTATTGGTACCGATGCTCAGGTTACTGAATTCAATAAATACCTCAATCAAAATGAAATCGAGGCTCCGGAAAAAGTAGCAGAAACGGATATTGTTTTACGCCAATTTGAAGTCTCTCCCGAAGATTTTGTACAAAAAAGCATTGGTCAATTCCGTACAAAAACCAATGGTATGGTGGTTGGAATTGAGCGAAATGGGAATAGGCTTCTGAATCCCGAATCAAGCTTAATTTTAGAAAAAAATGATATTCTTTGGGTTGTAGGAGATAAAAAGAAAATGGCCGAATTGGTCAAAAGTCACTAAGATTCTGAGATCCCAAGA
This window encodes:
- a CDS encoding cation:proton antiporter, which codes for MIALNAATASTHHLQPLISDLGLILLTAGIAVLLFRLIKQPLVLGYLIAGFLAGNHFDFFPTITEMKSVEVWAEIGVIVLLFSLGLEFSFKKLMKVGGTASITAITQIITMVVMGYMVGRWMGWEQMDSIFLGVILSISSTTIILKTFDELGVKAQKFAGIVIGSLIVQDLVAILMMVLLSTIAVSQQFSGSELMMSVLKLIFFLTVWFLGGIFFIPTLLKKAKHLLTDEMLLIISLALCLTMVSFAANVGFSPALGAFIMGSIIAETTQAEHIEHLIKPVKDLFGAIFFVSVGMLIDPKMLYTHALPVAILTFVTIIGQSVSSTIGALLAGQPLKQSVQTGMSLSQIGEFSFIIATLGMTLNVTSSFLYPVVVAVSAITTFTTPFMVKYAVPFSDFLERKLPKRWVKNINRYSVNAQAIKSVSVWQKVLNAYIIQIVLHTIIITAIILLSVKFVAPLVAETRFGNALAALITLVIIAPFLWALSLRRVAVEEVDSLWEERKYRGAILMLILIRMSLGLFLIGFLLNIFFSPLVAFIALVIAIVVYQIFPKKLNEQYHKIESHFLKNLNDRENKKIDRRYANLMPWDGHMSFFDIGTESNLVGKTLEELRIRESMGINIAYIKRGDITIPIPTKNERLFPGDEICVIGTDAQVTEFNKYLNQNEIEAPEKVAETDIVLRQFEVSPEDFVQKSIGQFRTKTNGMVVGIERNGNRLLNPESSLILEKNDILWVVGDKKKMAELVKSH
- the purB gene encoding adenylosuccinate lyase, with translation MTTLNELNAISPIDGRYRNKTLSLAPFFSEEALIKYRVLVEIEYFIALCEVPLPQLSDVNPDLFESLRNIYKNFSTEDALWIKETEKVTNHDVKAVEYFIKDAFEKLGLSQYKEFIHFGLTSQDINNTAIPLSTKEAFEQVYMPSLIALISKLKELSVEWAAIPMLARTHGQPASPTRLGKEILVFVERLEEQMRLLFNIPFAAKFGGATGNYNAHHVAYPQIDWKQFGNKFVETDLGLHHSFPTTQIEHYDHFAAFFDALKRINTIIIDLDRDIWTYVSMDYFKQKIKAGEIGSSAMPHKVNPIDFENSEGNLGIANAIFEHLAAKLPVSRLQRDLTDSTVLRNIGVPMGHTIIAFEASLKGLNKLLLNEAKFAEDLEKNWAVVAEAIQTILRREAYPNPYEALKGLTRTNEAIDKNAIHNFIATLEVSDAVRAELLAITPSNYVGI